The Oryzias latipes chromosome 8, ASM223467v1 genomic interval AAGACAGACAGGACCCTCAAAGTGCCATGCAGTCACATTTCTTCAtaaatattttctcattttgcattttaaaaagtatagtaatattttcattaaaatgaatTCTAGGCATTAACTGCCACATACCTTTGCCTGGGCTTCATCCTTGGATTTCCTCCTTTTATCCAGTGTTTTGCTTCCTGCTGTGTCATCCACAGCTTTAGCAGAGACCATCTTGGCTTTTTCCAGCTCGTCACAGCGCTGGAAGTACTGATGCCTGGCTTTTTTCAAAGCTGTCACTGCATCATTCTATAAACAAGAGTACACCAGAGTAGGAAACCAGAGGAACAACATATTAAAAATGTGCCGGCTTCACTAGCATCTTATTTACTCACCATCTTCCTTTGTTCCCTTGCCCACTGTTCTTTAAACTCTCTGCGCCACTTATCGATCTCATTTCTCTTCGCAGCCAATGCCTATTTGAAAAGCAGATACAGAATCCTCATAATATACAATGCACTAGAATGAGCTATTTCAATAGGTGTTTGTGAATTTCTATACCTGATAGCAACGTGTTTGAAGCAGCTCGCAGGTCTTTCGGGAGGTCAAACTGTTCTTAATGTCTTGCTCCAGAGCCATGTTATAGATGTACTGTAGTGGCATCATTTCCTACACAAAGAGAGCAACAACTGACATGGAAAACAAGCAAATCCAACACACCTCTAAATTGTGTTATATTTGATATGTGCAGTGTGTTAATAATTTATTAGACCCCGTTATCAAAAACAATACCTGTTGCCAAACGTTGGTCTTGGCCCCCTCGGCTGTCTTGATAACATTCTTTGCAAACTCTTGTTCTGTCATAAAGAGAAAATGTGTGAATTGGAATCTTCTTTCCACAAAACTTTATAATTCTATAAGTCATCTTTATGATCCTGAACCTATAACGTTATTGTGGTGACCAGCAGTTTGGTTTTGGTACGACCCACTATTTCTCTTAAtgcattattgttttatttgggtAATCAGGGGTTCAgtgtaaatacataaaatctttaATTCCTCTTAGGATGGGCCAAGAGGGTAATCACTGTCTATTTACTCCCAAATGAAGCCCCTGTTCTTTGCTAACCCCCTCTTCCAGATAATCTTTAATCCTTTCTCTCTGCATGCATTGCGTGCAGCTCACTGGGTTCACAGCCTGACAGCCTCTTAGTGATTAAATTAAACAATCCAAGAATTTGCTTTGAACAAATTTGaccaaatgtatttattgataCATTTACTTCAGTGAAGGTTTTACTTTCATAAgcactgatttttttaaactcttttttgaCATTATgaataagaaaataattttctaaTTTGTAAAGCAAAACCACAccaacatttctgtttcaaaagACTATATAAGCACACTATATACAGAGTGTATATATTTACGTATCCACACGTGGTCTTACCCAGGCTGATTCTCTTCTCCATCCAGGCGAGAAGGTCCTTGGCGTAGCGGCACCACATCTTTGCATACTGCAGGGCTGTCTCCACTCCATCCTCACATCGACAGAGGGCCAAGTCTGCTTCCTGGGCTGTGAGGGAGTACATCAGCATCACTGTAGGCTCCACACTCTCAGAGCTGTAGGTATCCAGGGATGACTCTAACACCCACTGAGCTAAACCTTATTTCTCCTTAAGGATTCGAATCGCCCCGGCCTTTAAGGAAACACTAGTTTATAATCAAGTCTCAGCCCCAGCTTGATCTAATaagatgaaaaaaggaaactgaCATATAAAcacatattaaaataaaagcacaaacccAGAACGGGAAACACTGATTGCATGTGGCAAGACATAGTTGCTCTCCAAGGCAAAAATACAGTGATATCCAGGAAGGTCTCAGCAgactattttaaatatttcccaCGTAATGTAGGCAGTTGCCCAGCACTTCCCAGAAACGAACAGATACGTGCCCTCCAAGAGATTTTCTACAAACCAAGTACAAACATATTAACTAAATAACTTCCCTCCTCTCCCCTCTTCCTCTCTACTTGACCCTCCCCCTGACACCTGTTTACATACGATCTACTACAAAAAGACCAGCCAATACAAAGACAATACAAAGTGAATCAGGCACAACACACATCACGCCGTCACACTGTGAGCATGACATCctctccatccattttcctatGCGGCTCATAAAACACGGTGGATGATATGGGCATCAATCATGGTTTCCAATTTCTGCCTTCCATTGGATCTCACACATCGTACAACACGTTTTCAAATGAATGTAGCCGGTTTCAGTTCAAGACAACTGTTTAAATCAGGGTATCAACTTTCACTTCTCTCTGATCTGACACAGATCAGGACACAATAAACAAGCTTGCACTGCCAGACACCGAGGAACAACTTGTCTCTCAAGTTCCTTAGTCAGACATGTAAATGCTGTTGTCCCCCGCCTCCTGATGCTGACACCTAATCCAGTCAATCTGTGTGGGAGCCacaaaaaattcaacaaaacgagaaaaaaaacacgggtccaaaataaattaaaaaaacagatgatcccaaaaaaacaagaaaactacgTCCAGGTAATGTTCTACTGCTGACCTAAGCAATTTCTTTCCATGTTTTTGGGCTGTGCTAAGGTCTCCCTTCATTTACTAATAAGTATCCACCCATTTCAATTCTCTGCTTCCCCATGACCACAGCCTTTGGCCATTGAATTAAGGATTATCCCTGACAGATCCTGATTGTGAAGTAGCAGACTTTGAGTGAGGTTTACCTCCTGGCGTGGGACCGAGCTAGTTGAGTAAGAGGAGGTGGGGGAGGAGTCCCAAGCCAGAAAAGACGAGGAGATTCTGTCTGGTTTGGGATTATAATTTTCTATTCCACTAATGTTGTTACAGTCACCTTCTCTCTCATAAACACCAATTCTGCTATGACACACAGTTTGGGTTAAAGTCAAACGGGTTTCCACGGAAGAATCTACAAATAGAGATGTGTGAgcgtttaaatttttttgtataGATTGATTCACTCTTCTTTTTATAGCTGACATCATTTATCTCTTTAATCTGTGGCTATTCcttttaaatataacatttaaaattgGAGGATCCTTAAATCCTCTTCCTCTATCCTAATCTTGTTACTGTAAGGCAATTACAGCTCTATAGGGACTGAAATAGATAGATGCTGTAAGTGTCAATAACAACAGCTTGTAATGCTTGTAACAGTTCTTATTGGATGACAGATATCAGATCCAGTAACGTCTATGTTAGGATAAGCaggtgaagagaaaaaaaacccaaaatgacCAAATTAGTAAGAAGTACCTGTTGACAAAACACACTAACAAGGAGTCTATATGACTACACTTTAATGTCTTTAatctcttttttctcttctgcacGTCATACCTAATTGGTTTCCATCCACATCATCGGTTTCAGCTTGAATCTGTAAGAAACGTGCAAGTTAGAAAAGTGAAAATCAGGGGCTCTATCATGTGAAagcatgatttatttatttatttattttttcaaaaccaTCAACACAGCTTTTACTTTTATGGTGTCAGAGAGATCTGCATGCTCACACACCGGAGCCGACCTAGAGCTTAACATACAGGGTATTCAAACAAACCCACGGCACAACTTGTGCAAGGAACATAGAGACTTACAGAGTCGTCATTCTGGTCTGTGATTTCTGTACAGAGGGAATCTGAGATGGACTGTGAATCATCTCCCTGAAGATCCTCTTCTTCACtgtgcagacaaaaacaaataaatgaaaagacaaataaagCTTGGGAGTctgacattttgaaaacattcaaaaagcCTGACAATGAGTCATAACAGGAAAAGGATTTAAAGATGAGGAAATATGGACAAATATAACTCCATCATTTAATACAGTTTCTTAAAATCTGCATGATTTTGAATTGCACTGCACTAACCCCCCTTTGTTTCCTACTCCAGTAATGAGATTAATCTAAAGAATCTGAACGATTAAGGAAATGAAGCCATTAAATTGTTAATCCATAGGAAATGTGCAATACTTACTAAGAAATTAAAGAAAGATCAAGGTTATCAAAATCTCTGAAGATTTCACTGTATCTTTTGGTTTCAGACTTGGGGTGCACCCTCCTGACATCTGGAATCACAAATGGGAAAGACATTTTAACATTGGCTATTTATTTATAGATACACAAGACTTCACGCTCAAAGCCATACGAAATACATGCTACATGCATAGAAGAATGAAGGAAcatgttttaatcatttgaaaTTTATGTTTGAAATTATTTAGAAATCTCACAATTTTGgctaaacaagacaaaacattttgatGCTGAAAGCTAAAAACGTCTAATGTTAGACTGCTGTCTCACCTTTGAAAAAAACCCATAATGTTGCATACAAATAAACTACAATAAATGCCGCTGACTAGAAAAGAAAACTTCTCAGAGACACCTTCATTTTGGTTAACCACATCCTGCTTGCAATTCGTGTCACATCCTATGAGGCAGAGTCCTTGTTTTTCACTCCCTTGTCTTGGTAAAAGCACAGAAACTCGGCACCGACAAAATAATTCACACTCACTCATTCACACCAGCTAAAATTGATTGACGTTTTAGTCTCTGAAATGAATTTACTTgctatatttttattgttgatcCAAGGTATCACATTGTGGAACTTTTCTGATGTAGACTGCAATGTTCTCTGTTGAATTTAAGtcctatttcatttttaaaagctgtTCTTTTATGACATTTGTAATACTTCACTCTTGGCGTTCAGCACAGATTAGTCATGtcctgttaaataaaaatgcagaagTCAAACAGAAAAGACGAAAATGTGTCAAAACGAATATAGGGTTCAGGAAGTTCACCAACCCCGCATTGAGTGAGGCTTCACTGCTAACTCAGGCACATTGCAAGGCCTCCTGTGCATGCAGTCTATGCTTGCACCCACATACAACACGCATGTGATTGTCAAAATAATGCAGTGAAGAAAATCACCAAACGCAAAGCAAATCACTGATTTTTCACATAAGAGGAAATTAAACATATTTgacacacatttaaacaaaaaacacttttatgttAAAAGCTGCTTGCTGTACTAGAGTTCATTAGTGGCTCAAGATTTTCCTTACCGATTAAATGTTTGTGCTTACCTGTTGTTTGAGAAGAATCCTTGCTTGGAACTGGTTCCTCCATTACTGTCACCCAACCAACCCTGAGACTCTAAAAGCTTTACTGACACATATTTTGCAACAAGGTCCCTCTACAGTTCATCATCAGTGGGAGAAAATCAGTACACAATATGTCCAAACAGGAAAAAGTACACAAATTCGACAATTCTCTGCATGCGGTTCTGAGCTTTCTACCGTTTTAACCTCACAAAATGATCTTCCTTGTAGAGGTTGGCCAATGTTTTCACCATCCAGAGAAGAGGAAGTGTATCTTTGTGTCACATTAGGCCCCACCCACCTTTTTTCACTCTGAGGTATCAGTTtggttcatttagagttactgTTAGAAAATATCTGTGGCTTCAAACAAATATTGAAGAAGTTAATAAGTAGTTGCATTAAAAAATATCAGATCTGTACATACTAATCTTGATGCTGCAAAAACAGTTGATTGGCTCATTGAATAAAAGGGTGGACTTTTCAAACTTAACACGTGTTGGTGGTTAGTCTTTCCACAGCTTAAGAAAAGCAAATGAGGTCACACCACTCAGCAAGTGTAGCAGCATCACACCATTTTTTTGATGCCTTTTAAGTGCTAACGTTCATTTTCTACTGAAGtcacaacaaacaacaattgCAACATAGTGACAATCAGAAAACCTTTATTCTTTAGTTGCTGGTACAatacaaaacacttttttgtgtcATCACCTGATAAATGGCTTCCACCAAGAGATACACTTTTTCTACGATGCAGCCCCGTGATGAGGAAGAAAGTTAAATATCAGTTTTGATGTCTCAAATTATCTCATAAAATTAGGATCCAGTTCAAATCTCAGAAGGTCATTTCTATTTTTggaatttgtattttatttagcaATGTACGAATGTGTTTTCTTTAGGTAAACCAGCTACCTTCCATACACACAATTTAACCTGACGATTCAATACTGTTTTGTACAAAAGATAAAGTAAAACGtggaaattttgaaaaaagtcttATACATATTAATGTGCTGGTGTTATTTTGGAATATACCAATTTATCCGAACTGCTCCGTAGACCTAAACATACTTTTTATCTCAGCATAAAGAGTTGCTAATGTAAGAACGTACTTGTCTTTTGTTTGGTGACAAGTAGGACATGATTTAggaccaccaccaccccaccccacccatgTGTTTTAGGATGTAAgcatgtgatttattttttggggtttcttgaagaaagaatgaaaaaccCCTTCATCTTGAACCACATATTTAAGGCAATCTGTGTGAAAATGATAAGAACTGGTTTGTGGTACAATCTGGAAACAATTAAATGTCAAAACTAacactaaagttaaaaaaaatacactgaaTATTTTCATGATCAGCACTTTAAACCTGCTCTTCTGGTTGTTTAGAAAGTTTATCAACGTATTCTGACTGTGTTTAAATTTTacgatataaaaaaaaaaatttgaaaatctaaaaataagttGGAAATTGTTCACTTGAATCTCCAGTGGCCTCTAACCTCTCCCATACAGGGCACATTTCCAAGAATAAATTAGGAATTgataaaaatacttttgcttGAAATTTTTAACTATGGCTTCCTCTGAAAGGTATAattttctgctcctccctataaaaacaacacaaaacagttGAAATGATGCCAGAATGTTAGCCTAATATATCTAAGCATCCTTAAAAAATGGGTTTATGTAACACCAGGTCTATGTGAGTTAAGGAGGCTTTGAAGAGTGCTTATAGCTagattttttgtgatttaaagaAGCTAAAAACCTTTTATGGGTAAGTCCTAAATTGAATCAACAGAAATGACTGAGATGCATTGTACCAATCAATTTCCATAGAACAGATAGTAGATAAATTTTGGAATAGTCATTCAGAATTGCAAGTCTAGTGTCTTATTTAAGCAAAttctaaaaatacaataaaaggtCAATATTATCCCTTCTTATCCTGTCCCTGCTAAAAAATATTATCTTCCTATGAACTTTGATGTGGTATTTCTACCAAAATCCTGGATAAAAAGGATTCAGGGTAACAGATAAATGACATAACTAGTGTGGTTCAGTGTTCATCCTAAAGCTCGTCTCTTGCTGTAGTGTCCAAAGCTGACTGGAGCACATCTGAATTTTGAGCCTCGCTGCTGATCTTGGCCTGCTCGCCGGTTTTTCCCGAGCGCGCTCTGTCCCAGTCTGTGCGGACCTTGTCATTGTCCCATACAGTCGAGGTCTCAGTGTCACTGATGTAGCCTGGATCACCTGTGTAGTGTGTTGGATACACGAGGAgaggctctgcagaaaatgcCTTCAGgtctcttttttcaaattgatcCATATAATCAGTCCtgtagaagtaaaaaataatatttaataacaccttagaaaaatgtgaaagaataGACATGACTTTCTTATTTAATGTGTTATCCATATTACAAACAGAATTAAACACTTACACTGGGTGCTTATTATACATAATAGGAAGAAACTCATCCACCGGCAAAATCCTCTTCAGTGGTTCtgcttttaaaagtttcttGGCACCTTGTAATGACATCATGTAGCCAAGTGTCCAGTATGAGTAATCTGCTTCCACTAGATTGTGTATGTTTGGCACAGCTTTCTCTGGATGATCCACTTGCATTCTTTTCCGACCAATGTAACTAAAAGGCGTAAAACAGAAAAGGGAacagatgtttttctctttgcagTGAGAGTTGGGACAAAGTAAAGTTTGTAAAGCAAGAACACACGTACATTAGATCCCAATCAAGTCCTTCCTCCCTAATCTCAGTCATCAAGTTTATCAAGCGACGCTTGAAGAAGACCTCAAAGCGCAGGTCATCTTCTATCACCAGAGATGTTTGCAGGCGCCGCTCTACAATCTTAGGTCAGAGGCAGAGTCATTAGTTTGCCCAGGATTAGTCCACTCCAAAATCATCTGAATGCTTCACCTTCAGGACCTACCTCCTTCCAGATGTTATAATGTGAGAGAAAGCAGCCCAGCTCTCCCTTTGTCAGTGGCCGGCCATGATAAGGGTCACTGTATCCGGGGAGCATATGGATACCCATAACATGTATTTCACTGACATTCATTGCtctaaaataaagagaaaacaataaatgaaacaaaaatggctacAAGTATAGCTGCACATTTTAAACCCCAAGGAAAAATAATGGAATTTATTTGGCAAGTTAAACTTACTTTCCATCTACGGCTGCTATAATCTTACATGCAATCTCCTGCTCGTACAAAGCTCTCAACATGCGCTCTTTGCGATCCGTCCTTCTCTGCAGGTTTATCATAAACACCTGCAAAGATTCAAGGTTGTGTAATTACAGATTCCAACAGCAGAGGGAGACCATCAGCACAAACAGAGAAAGCGCCATTTTTGCATGTGCCATCTTCACGCCACTCTTTACTCACCTCGTCAAATCCCATTTTGTCGAGTTGCTTTCTAGGAACAGGTATGTATTTAGAAGGCATCACTGGGGAATTTCTCACTACACAGTAAGAGGGAAGATGGATGCATAAATGGCTTAAATGACAAAACCATGCAGAAAGTGCTCAAACGACAGAACAATAAAGCAGAAGAATATGCAATGccagagaaaaaagagaaagttgGTTGCAAAAAGCTCACCATTAACCTCCAAAAGGGCATGCAAAAAGCTGTCTGCTTCATCTTGCAAAGTATTATGGGAACGCAGTGGTACTGGGAAGTAACCATAGCTCTCCCTGTtgcaaacaaacatctgaacatcTGAAAGAAGTAGAAGATAATTTAAATGCAAGTTGCACGAGTAAAATATTTCCACTGATTTTATAATAACTAATAAGAGGAAGTATAAGTTTAATACCTGCCATCCGAGCAGAATACGCAAAAacaatgatgtcatcaaaagCCCAGCTATAATCTGGATGTGGAGGATAAAAGGCGAGCTGCTTTGATGCTTCTTTCCTGAGGTCGATCAGAAATGTCGAGTGAACCATTGGAACAGCAAAACAGCCCTTTCGCACCTGCCTCCTGATGGGTATGTAAGCAGGGGTCCGCCTGTAATAACCCTGTCAAAGAGTAGGGAATTCGTGCATAAGTTAGTAAAGGAATTCAGAGCATTTGTAAGCACATGTAACAAACATCGAGGAACGGGTCTCTGCAGTACCTCTGAGGTCATCCCACACCAGAAGTTTGAGTAGGCCGCGCGAGATTCAAGCATTGGAGCAATAATAGTCTTATTTTCTTGAATGAGCTTCCAGAGCACATTAGGATTGGTGAGGAGGTTGTCACAATCCACCAGCTGCGAAGGAAGAGGAGAAGCTGtgaaacatgttaataaaagataAACATGTAAAGCAATCTGAAAAGAAACTGAGAATTTTACTATGATCAATCAGGAAGTGTGTGTCCAAGGACTGATCAAAACAGAGAATTCATCTCTTTTTCCCTTTCATCAGAGAATATTAGGAGTTCTACCTGACAATACAAACCTATTTAATGGATAATTGTACACTATTAAAgcatcaaaatgtttgacaggttttaaaacaaaagaggtatttctttctttctacaAGTGCTGCAGTCAATTGTTGCTGATTTATGCAATCTGTAATACAGTAGACTTTCTTGGAACAAAATCAGACCACATCTcactataaaaaaatagaacaattGCGGTGATGCTCCTATCATTTTGTGCTCATCTTCAGGCATAATTATGGAATGATCCCATTTGACCCTTTTTACTCCGCACACAACCTCTTATAGACCTTTCATTCTGGCAGGAGTTTCCAGTTTATCATAACCGAGGCCTTACACCACAATGACATTTCCATGAATTACTATACAGAGTCCCaactacttttttatttcattgagtAAATTAGTACAATACTGATAgtatttaaaaacccactcccatgaaaatcatgtttttagtgtttttaacattttcttttttttttctcatgaattTTTTGGCTACATGACCTCCATCATGTAAAATTAAGCTTAGAACTGCTGCACGGTGTcccagtggttagcgctcttgcctcacaccaagaaggcccctggttcaagtcccagctgggggacttGAAACAGAACTTCAATTTtttgggggacctttctgtgtggagtttgcatgttctcctcgtgtaaccatgggttttctccagagaCTCCGGCTTCCACCCACCCTCCAAAaacgtgcttcataggttaattggttactctaaattgaccgtagttgtgaatgtgagtgtgcatgggtgtgagattgtggccctgcaacagactggcgacctgtccagggtgtcccctgcctttgcccgtaagtggccgggataggctccagcagccccgtgagggaaaaaacggattagaagatgaatgaatgtttgttcaaattgtggtgaattagAAGTCTACTAAGAATTAACTCATTAGAAGCATCACTTGTAGAtgtaatctggatcaaaactgctCTGCTGAATAGATAACTCCAATTTCGCTTGCCAGTTTTAttacaccggtaatgttaggttggagttgtgaggggctgtaagctggtgggAAAGCATATAAACACATGGGTTATGGGAAGTAGGTGTGTGTACTAACTCTCCGCACCAAcatcccgcctacaactcagaggtgaatttctactgaactactgctgctctgcagaaactatgtcttagacaactacacaatttttttttattttggctataaacggcataatcataattaaaagaccactgggaacacttttacaatagatcaaaagatgatcggagtgggactttaattaaACATCTGTACAAATGTCAAAAAATTGCTTTGTTTCCTAATAGTATTTAGCAATAACTTATTCTCTGCATCCAACAAACATCGTCTAAGTGATTTCTAACTTAATGCCTAAATTGAAAAGATTTTCCTTCGTTATGTTACTTTTGTTACTGCTGTGTACGCCGTTCACCTACCATGAAGTAATCTGCCCACATTTCCCGAGCCGACTCCAGCGCTGCTTGCCGAAGTTTCATAACATGCTCGTAACGAAGATCAGTCCAGTGTTTCGGACCTTCCTCATCATCATAAGATCTCAAAAGCACAAGTCAGTGTTACTTAGGCAGATGTGCAGACTTTCATTTAACGTTCTGTGAGTCTGTAAAGATGCAAAGTTTTAGTGTGGACTCAAAATATAAAACCAACCTGGGCTCCTCCTGTGGCCTCCACTCCACATAATGGTAAAGGTTTTGCACTTTTATAAGCCAATCCCGCAGAACGGCTGTGGTGTTGTCCACATTATGATCAGTTGCTACCCTGTCAATAGGTACACATAAGGCGATTAATCAAAACTTCAGCATTGAAGGACTTCAACAACTCAGACTAActgcttaaattaaaaaaaaagaacaacagacacacaaaagttGACTCAAATAACAATAGGATTGTGCTCACTTTTTGTTATGTCATTGTTTGCTGTGGTGGGAACTGACACAAGCAGTAATAATACCAGGGACAAAAGACACAATACACGTGACACGTCTCTAAAGACAGTTACATGAAGAACAtctaaaaaggaaaaggaaacagTGCTGCAGAAGTGAAACTGGTCTGTTAAGAACAAGAGGAAGCGTTCTAGACCAGTGTTGttcaggctttttttaaacaaggtaAACTTTTTCCCTCACAAAACTCACCAAGCACAGCAGCAACCGAACATGCAACAAAAGAGAAACTCTGCAGTCTGTAATAAAATCCCATAAGCAGTTTTtgtaatacttttattttgttttttgttttctaaatcagaaatgtaactttaacaaaaatgaaaaaattcattcttgggggaaaaaactttttc includes:
- the LOC101160659 gene encoding procollagen galactosyltransferase 1 → MHWPAGLPAVSLLLLLCCYRAARGYFAEERWSPESPLLAPRVHVALICRNSEHSLPHFLGTIERLNYPKDRMALWVATDHNVDNTTAVLRDWLIKVQNLYHYVEWRPQEEPRSYDDEEGPKHWTDLRYEHVMKLRQAALESAREMWADYFMLVDCDNLLTNPNVLWKLIQENKTIIAPMLESRAAYSNFWCGMTSEGYYRRTPAYIPIRRQVRKGCFAVPMVHSTFLIDLRKEASKQLAFYPPHPDYSWAFDDIIVFAYSARMADVQMFVCNRESYGYFPVPLRSHNTLQDEADSFLHALLEVNVRNSPVMPSKYIPVPRKQLDKMGFDEVFMINLQRRTDRKERMLRALYEQEIACKIIAAVDGKAMNVSEIHVMGIHMLPGYSDPYHGRPLTKGELGCFLSHYNIWKEIVERRLQTSLVIEDDLRFEVFFKRRLINLMTEIREEGLDWDLIYIGRKRMQVDHPEKAVPNIHNLVEADYSYWTLGYMMSLQGAKKLLKAEPLKRILPVDEFLPIMYNKHPVTDYMDQFEKRDLKAFSAEPLLVYPTHYTGDPGYISDTETSTVWDNDKVRTDWDRARSGKTGEQAKISSEAQNSDVLQSALDTTARDEL